The Solibacillus sp. FSL W7-1464 genome contains a region encoding:
- a CDS encoding FusB/FusC family EF-G-binding protein translates to MTAPFLTVVDLRLIEQQVNKILKAKLASNDKKIVAAVRELAITELRERLTHVDEDIIKEVETIEDTIGAELFFQSLKSYTIPFKPISEQGLQKLFKKDKKLKLPKLETIDWQAISYLSWLDKGTNRQYIVLEKDGNYTALRGVIDAHHPIKGVCSICNQNSAVHLFTATVKGNGDNYTSYSNYICDDSQLCNQRVSDYEKLQEFVARNLI, encoded by the coding sequence ATGACAGCACCATTTTTAACAGTAGTGGACTTACGATTAATCGAGCAGCAAGTAAATAAAATACTGAAGGCAAAGCTAGCATCGAATGACAAAAAGATTGTTGCAGCTGTACGGGAGCTGGCAATTACAGAGCTAAGAGAAAGACTGACACATGTAGATGAAGATATAATTAAAGAAGTGGAAACGATTGAAGATACTATTGGGGCAGAACTATTTTTCCAAAGCCTGAAATCATATACTATTCCATTTAAACCAATTTCCGAGCAAGGTCTGCAAAAGCTGTTTAAAAAAGATAAGAAGCTGAAGCTACCTAAACTGGAGACAATTGACTGGCAGGCAATCAGTTATCTATCATGGTTGGATAAAGGAACAAACCGCCAATATATTGTACTGGAAAAGGACGGCAACTACACGGCATTACGTGGAGTTATAGACGCACATCACCCGATTAAAGGTGTCTGTTCAATTTGTAATCAGAACAGTGCAGTTCATTTGTTTACAGCTACAGTAAAGGGCAATGGGGATAATTATACATCTTACAGCAACTACATTTGTGATGACTCACAACTATGTAATCAAAGAGTCAGTGACTATGAAAAACTTCAGGAATTTGTTGCCCGTAATTTAATTTAA